From Ptychodera flava strain L36383 chromosome 2, AS_Pfla_20210202, whole genome shotgun sequence, the proteins below share one genomic window:
- the LOC139122706 gene encoding arenicin-1-like: MKSLVIVVAYLAISAVQSAPDDPAESKGNTYSVTVNDGGTEREETIIIDEEKNVEIFKSVNSDDADIVEDFNTGLEAFIPTHGDSCYVKPMISEENTSPADLKADIESGDSKSTNPVDDEKDEYYTLAGNPIIKRSVVGETISEKCEGRNIYWLTALSHGDQDRHKRACTYLRYCRIVILRSGNLVKICRIIIRCN, encoded by the exons ATGAAGTCATTGGTGATAGTTGTTGCGTACCTGGCGATCAGTGCGGTCCAGTCTGCACCCGATGATCCTGCCGAGTCGAAG GGCAATACATATTCTGTCACTGTGAATGATGGCGGTACGGAAAGAGAAGAAACCATCATCATTGATGAAGAGAAGAATGTGGAGATTTTCAAGAGTGTGAATTCAGACGATGCTGACATCGTTGAAGATTTTAACACG GGCCTTGAGGCTTTCATTCCGACACACGGGGACTCGTGTTACGTCAAACCAATGATCAGTGAAGAAAACACTTCACCGGCAGATTTGAAGGCAGATATCGAAAGTGGAGACTCCAAG AGTACAAATCCAGTCGACGATGAAAAAGACGAGTATTATACTTTGGCCGGTAACCCAATCATAAAAAGATCCGTCGTGGGCGAAACCATCTCCGAAAAATGCGAAGGGAGGAACATCTATTGGTTGACTGCTCTGTCACACGGAGATCAAG ATCGTCACAAACGTGCCTGCACCTACTTGAGGTATTGTAGAATCGTCATCCTTCGTTCAGgaaatttggtgaaaatttgtCGGATAATCATCCGTTGTAATTAG